In Alosa sapidissima isolate fAloSap1 chromosome 11, fAloSap1.pri, whole genome shotgun sequence, a single window of DNA contains:
- the fgd4a gene encoding FYVE, RhoGEF and PH domain-containing protein 4a isoform X2, which translates to MLVRPLNQTKMSDFRRAAFRRKKSSLMGSSEDQHEECEERAARPSCFTSKKSEEEPCVAVKIAHTQVGSESVGQVSNSRKSSTSSSDQSQGVNGSRSGRRPLLQPKPQVPPKPAHLQSPVTTPTHPLNRTPLARSQMEDRGGGAGAGRGGAGGAGGGAAGRGRVAGNGTGVGTGGAGAKGRVLDLISRFEEGSNTDGNNKVSPSGSPLKQISRSANCSPLHKGTGPPPLPKEGGSVPVTPLHNAPKPPKAAANGLPARMDGGGAHAAVMVNGDAGDDSQETDGSVLDTLTAHTPHEAEEQRGERKEEEQQEQEEEEGARDQSDEGEQQHEARDDTTTMDRKETNEEKLFKIANELLQTERAYVARLNLLDQEFCAKLMEEANKGTFPVDVVKGIFSNISTINTFHSQFLLPDLEKRMGEWESTPRLGDILQKLTPFLKMYAEYVRNFDKAMELLKQWTERSPQFKAIILDIQSQEVCGNLTLQHHMLEPVQRVPRYEMLLKDYLKKLPEADPDRPDAQKSLDTIGMAATHSNSAIRKSDNLKKLLEIYEVLGEEEDIVNASNEFIKEGHLLKLAARNTSAMDRYLYLFNNFLLYCVPKFSLVGQKFTVRTRIGIDGMKVVETTNEDYPHTFQVSGKERTLELQASSEQDKEDWIKAFQQTIAVFQQKNETFKTASKDIEEVSTAELGKRAPRWIRDNEVTMCMKCREPFNALTRRRHHCRACGFVVCWKCSEYKAPLEYDANKINKVCKDCFSILTGHSEEKEGKKKGILEIEAAQFSGSSIMCGFLQYCEKNKPWQKVWCVIPEKEALVLYLYGAPQDVKAQSTIPLLGYTVEDNPKAADAPASFRLSQSKSLHCFFAENEEVKQRWLRVIRVAVTGEVPESPLHHGEATPPSTDSANQTQPNSDSL; encoded by the exons TGGGCAGTGAGAGTGTTGGTcaggtgagcaacagcaggaaaagcagcaccagcagcagtgaTCAGAGTCAGGGGGTCAATGGAAGCAGGTCAGGCCGCCGGCCTCTTCtacagcccaaaccacaag TGCCTCCTAAGCCAGCCCATCTGCAGAGTCCGGTGACGACTCCCACACACCCCCTGAACCGGACCCCACTGGCCAGATCTCAGATGGAGGaccgaggaggaggagcaggagcaggaagaggaggagcaggaggagcaggaggaggtgcgGCAGGGAGAGGGCGAGTAGCAGGAAACGGGACAGGAGTTGGAACAGGAGGGGCAGGTGCAAAGGGCAGAGTGCTGGACCTCATCAGCCGCTTCGAGGAGGGCAG TAACACAGACGGTAATAATAAGGTGAGCCCCAGTGGCTCCCCCCTCAAGCAGATCAGCCGGTCGGCCAACTGCAGCCCGTTGCACAAGGGAACTGGACCTCCTCCTCTGCCCAAGGAAGGGGGCTCAGTGCCAGTCACGCCGCTCCACAATGCCCCCAAGCCCCCCAAAGCTGCTGCCAACGGTCTGCCAGCGCGCATGGACGGCGGGGGAGCACACGCAGCGGTCATGGTGAACGGAGACGCAGGGGATGACAGCCAGGAGACGGACGGGAGCGTCCTCGACACACTCACCGCACACACACCGCACGaggcagaggagcagagaggagagaggaaggaagaggagcagcaggagcaggaggaggaggagggagcgagggacCAAAGCGACGAAGGAGAGCAGCAACATGAAGCCAGAGATGACACCACAACCATGGATAGAaag GAGACCAATGAGGAGAAGCTGTTTAAGATAGCCAATGAGCTGCTTCAGACGGAGAGGGCGTACGTGGCGCGGCTCAACCTACTGGACcag gagtttTGCGCTAAGTTAATGGAGGAGGCCAATAAGGGCACGTTCCCTGTGGATGTGGTCAAGGGCATCTTTTCCAACATCTCCACCATAAACACGTTCCACAGCCAGTTTCTGCTGCCCGATCTGGAGAAACGTATGGGTGAATG GGAGTCAACTCCACGGCTGGGTGACATCCTGCAGAAGCTGACGCCCTTCCTGAAGATGTATGCTGAGTACGTCCGCAACTTTGACAAGGCCATGGAGCTGCTCAAACAGTGGACGGAACGCTCGCCACAGTTCAAAGCCATCATACTCgacatacag AGTCAGGAGGTGTGTGGAAATCTGACCCTGCAGCATCACATGCTAGAGCCAGTCCAAAGGGTCCCGCGTTACGAGATGCTGCTCAAGGACTACCTGAAGAAACTCCCGGAAGCTGACCCCGACCGCCCAGACGCACAGa AGTCCCTAGACACCATTGGCATGGCAGCCACACACTCCAACAGTGCCATTCGCAAATCA gATAACCTGAAGAAGCTGCTTGAGATCTATGAGGTGCTGGGTGAAGAGGAAGACATTGTTAACGCATCTAATGAGTTCATTAAGGAGGGACACCTGCTGAAGCTGGCTGCACGGAACACCTCGGCCATGGACAGATATCTCTACCTG TTCAACAACTTCCTGCTGTACTGCGTGCCCAAGTTCAGCCTGGTGGGCCAGAAGTTCACGGTGCGCACGCGGATTGGCATCGACGGCATGAAGGTGGTGGAGACCACCAACGAGGACTACCCCCACACCTTCCAGGTGTCCGGCAAAGAGCGCACGCTCGAGCTGCAGGCCAGCTCTGAGCAGGACAAGGAGGACTGGATCAag GCATTCCAGCAAACGATCGCTGTTTTCCAACAGAAGAATGAGACGTTTAAAACAGCATCTAAGGACATTGAGGAGGTTTCG acggCTGAGTTGGGGAAGCGTGCCCCTCGCTGGATCAGGGATAATGAGGTGACCATGTGTATGAAGTGCAGAGAGCCGTTTAACGCTCTAACGCGGCGGCGACACCACTGCAGAGCCTGTGGCTTC GTGGTCTGCTGGAAATGTTCGGAGTACAAGGCGCCTCTGGAGTATGACGCAAACAAGATTAACAAGGTGTGCAAGGACTGCTTTTCCATCCTCACTGGTCActcagaggagaaggagggcaaGAAGAAGGGCATCTTAGag ATTGAGGCGGCGCAGTTCTCGGGCAGCAGCATCATGTGTGGCTTCCTGCAGTACTGTGAGAAGAATAAGCCCTGGCAGAAGGTGTGGTGTGTCATCCCAGAAAAAGAGGCGCTGGTGCTCTACCTGTACGGAGCACCACAg gaTGTGAAGGCCCAGTCCACCATTCCTCTGCTGGGGTACACCGTGGAGGACAACCCCAAGGCAGCCGACGCCCCTGCCAGCTTCCGCCTGTCCCAGTCCAAGTCGCTCCACTGCTTCTTCGCCGAGAATGAGGAAGTCAAGCAACGCTGGCTCAGGGTCATCCGCGTCGCTGTGACGGGGGAGGTACCCGAGTCGCCGCTGCACCACGGAGAAGCCACGCCTCCATCTACCGACTCTGCCAATCAGACGCAGCCCAATTCAGACAGCCTTTGA
- the fgd4a gene encoding FYVE, RhoGEF and PH domain-containing protein 4a isoform X10 — protein MEDRGGGAGAGRGGAGGAGGGAAGRGRVAGNGTGVGTGGAGAKGRVLDLISRFEEGSNTDGNNKVSPSGSPLKQISRSANCSPLHKGTGPPPLPKEGGSVPVTPLHNAPKPPKAAANGLPARMDGGGAHAAVMVNGDAGDDSQETDGSVLDTLTAHTPHEAEEQRGERKEEEQQEQEEEEGARDQSDEGEQQHEARDDTTTMDRKETNEEKLFKIANELLQTERAYVARLNLLDQEFCAKLMEEANKGTFPVDVVKGIFSNISTINTFHSQFLLPDLEKRMGEWESTPRLGDILQKLTPFLKMYAEYVRNFDKAMELLKQWTERSPQFKAIILDIQSQEVCGNLTLQHHMLEPVQRVPRYEMLLKDYLKKLPEADPDRPDAQKSLDTIGMAATHSNSAIRKSDNLKKLLEIYEVLGEEEDIVNASNEFIKEGHLLKLAARNTSAMDRYLYLFNNFLLYCVPKFSLVGQKFTVRTRIGIDGMKVVETTNEDYPHTFQVSGKERTLELQASSEQDKEDWIKAFQQTIAVFQQKNETFKTASKDIEEVSTAELGKRAPRWIRDNEVTMCMKCREPFNALTRRRHHCRACGFVVCWKCSEYKAPLEYDANKINKVCKDCFSILTGHSEEKEGKKKGILEIEAAQFSGSSIMCGFLQYCEKNKPWQKVWCVIPEKEALVLYLYGAPQDVKAQSTIPLLGYTVEDNPKAADAPASFRLSQSKSLHCFFAENEEVKQRWLRVIRVAVTGEVPESPLHHGEATPPSTDSANQTQPNSDSL, from the exons ATGGAGGaccgaggaggaggagcaggagcaggaagaggaggagcaggaggagcaggaggaggtgcgGCAGGGAGAGGGCGAGTAGCAGGAAACGGGACAGGAGTTGGAACAGGAGGGGCAGGTGCAAAGGGCAGAGTGCTGGACCTCATCAGCCGCTTCGAGGAGGGCAG TAACACAGACGGTAATAATAAGGTGAGCCCCAGTGGCTCCCCCCTCAAGCAGATCAGCCGGTCGGCCAACTGCAGCCCGTTGCACAAGGGAACTGGACCTCCTCCTCTGCCCAAGGAAGGGGGCTCAGTGCCAGTCACGCCGCTCCACAATGCCCCCAAGCCCCCCAAAGCTGCTGCCAACGGTCTGCCAGCGCGCATGGACGGCGGGGGAGCACACGCAGCGGTCATGGTGAACGGAGACGCAGGGGATGACAGCCAGGAGACGGACGGGAGCGTCCTCGACACACTCACCGCACACACACCGCACGaggcagaggagcagagaggagagaggaaggaagaggagcagcaggagcaggaggaggaggagggagcgagggacCAAAGCGACGAAGGAGAGCAGCAACATGAAGCCAGAGATGACACCACAACCATGGATAGAaag GAGACCAATGAGGAGAAGCTGTTTAAGATAGCCAATGAGCTGCTTCAGACGGAGAGGGCGTACGTGGCGCGGCTCAACCTACTGGACcag gagtttTGCGCTAAGTTAATGGAGGAGGCCAATAAGGGCACGTTCCCTGTGGATGTGGTCAAGGGCATCTTTTCCAACATCTCCACCATAAACACGTTCCACAGCCAGTTTCTGCTGCCCGATCTGGAGAAACGTATGGGTGAATG GGAGTCAACTCCACGGCTGGGTGACATCCTGCAGAAGCTGACGCCCTTCCTGAAGATGTATGCTGAGTACGTCCGCAACTTTGACAAGGCCATGGAGCTGCTCAAACAGTGGACGGAACGCTCGCCACAGTTCAAAGCCATCATACTCgacatacag AGTCAGGAGGTGTGTGGAAATCTGACCCTGCAGCATCACATGCTAGAGCCAGTCCAAAGGGTCCCGCGTTACGAGATGCTGCTCAAGGACTACCTGAAGAAACTCCCGGAAGCTGACCCCGACCGCCCAGACGCACAGa AGTCCCTAGACACCATTGGCATGGCAGCCACACACTCCAACAGTGCCATTCGCAAATCA gATAACCTGAAGAAGCTGCTTGAGATCTATGAGGTGCTGGGTGAAGAGGAAGACATTGTTAACGCATCTAATGAGTTCATTAAGGAGGGACACCTGCTGAAGCTGGCTGCACGGAACACCTCGGCCATGGACAGATATCTCTACCTG TTCAACAACTTCCTGCTGTACTGCGTGCCCAAGTTCAGCCTGGTGGGCCAGAAGTTCACGGTGCGCACGCGGATTGGCATCGACGGCATGAAGGTGGTGGAGACCACCAACGAGGACTACCCCCACACCTTCCAGGTGTCCGGCAAAGAGCGCACGCTCGAGCTGCAGGCCAGCTCTGAGCAGGACAAGGAGGACTGGATCAag GCATTCCAGCAAACGATCGCTGTTTTCCAACAGAAGAATGAGACGTTTAAAACAGCATCTAAGGACATTGAGGAGGTTTCG acggCTGAGTTGGGGAAGCGTGCCCCTCGCTGGATCAGGGATAATGAGGTGACCATGTGTATGAAGTGCAGAGAGCCGTTTAACGCTCTAACGCGGCGGCGACACCACTGCAGAGCCTGTGGCTTC GTGGTCTGCTGGAAATGTTCGGAGTACAAGGCGCCTCTGGAGTATGACGCAAACAAGATTAACAAGGTGTGCAAGGACTGCTTTTCCATCCTCACTGGTCActcagaggagaaggagggcaaGAAGAAGGGCATCTTAGag ATTGAGGCGGCGCAGTTCTCGGGCAGCAGCATCATGTGTGGCTTCCTGCAGTACTGTGAGAAGAATAAGCCCTGGCAGAAGGTGTGGTGTGTCATCCCAGAAAAAGAGGCGCTGGTGCTCTACCTGTACGGAGCACCACAg gaTGTGAAGGCCCAGTCCACCATTCCTCTGCTGGGGTACACCGTGGAGGACAACCCCAAGGCAGCCGACGCCCCTGCCAGCTTCCGCCTGTCCCAGTCCAAGTCGCTCCACTGCTTCTTCGCCGAGAATGAGGAAGTCAAGCAACGCTGGCTCAGGGTCATCCGCGTCGCTGTGACGGGGGAGGTACCCGAGTCGCCGCTGCACCACGGAGAAGCCACGCCTCCATCTACCGACTCTGCCAATCAGACGCAGCCCAATTCAGACAGCCTTTGA